The genomic segment ATGATCCTGTCGGAGCGGCTCTCCGAGCGGACCGGACTGGAGGTCTTTCTCAAGTTTGAGGGGATGAACCCCACCGGGTCGTTCAAGGACCGCGGGATGACCATGGCCATCACCAAGGCGGTCGCCGCCGGGGCCAAAGCGGTCGTGTGCGCCTCCACCGGGAACACCTCGGCATCGGCTGCCGCCTACTCCGCCAAAGCCGGCATCCTGTGTGTCGTCCTGATCCCGGCGGGCAACGTGGCCTCCGGCAAGCTGGCGCAGGCGCTGGTTCACGGCGCGAAGGTCGTCGAGGTCCGGGGCAACTTCGACCAGGCGTTCGAGATCACCCGCAAGCTGGAGGGCCCGTACCCGATCGTGGTGGTCAACTCCACCAACCCGCACCGGCTGCTCGGCCAGAAGACCGGCGCCTTCGAGATCTGCGATCGTTTGGAGAGGGCCCCCGACTACCACATCATCCCGGTCGGCAACGCCGGCAACATCACCTCTTACTGGAGGGGCTACAACGAGTATTTCAAGGATGGGATCACCGACAGCCTCCCCCAGATGTTCGGGTTCCAGGCGGCCGGGGCGGCCCCTATCGTGCTCGGCCATCCCGTCGACCAGCCCAAGACCATTGCCACCGCGATCCGAATCGGCCACCCCGCCTCCTGGGATGGTGCGTTGACCGCGGCCCGGGATTCCGGCGGCGAGATCCGGTCGGTGACCGACAAGGCGATCCTCGAGGCCTACCGGTTGATTGCCGCCGAGGGTGTCTTCGCCGAGCTGGCGTCGTCGGCCCCGGTTGCCGGTCTGCTGCAGCTCTCCAACGAAGGCCGGCTGGAAAAGGGCAAGACGGTGGTCTGCATCCTCACAGGCCACGGCCTGAAGGACCCGAGCTGGGCCATCTCGGGAGCGCCCAAGCCGATGCAGGTGGAGGCTGAGATCGACGCCGTCGCCCAGGCCCTCGGCCTGACCTCCGTTGCCTGAGGTAAGGGTCCCGGCTACCGCAGCCAACCTGGGCCCCGGCTTTGACGTTCTCGGGGTAGCCCTCGGCAGCTACCTGACGATCAAGTTCTCCGAGGCGGAGAAGTCGGTGATCGCCGGGAGGGGGCGCCTGCACCCGATCCCGGACAACCTGACCTACCGGTCGTTCATGGCCGCCTACGACAAGGCGGGGGTCGCGGCGCCGCAGGTGCGGATCGAGACCGTGGGGATCTACCCCTCTGCGAGGGGGATGGGGGCCAGCGCCTCGGCGATCGTCGCCGGCCTCGTGGGTGCCCGGGCGCTCGGGGGCCTGGACCTGGGGGACGACGACCTGGCCAGGTTGGCCACCGAGATCGAGGGCCACCCGGATAACGTGCTGCCGGCGCTCTTCGGGGGCCTGGTGCTGAGCGTGGGAGGTAGCTGGATCAACCTGCAGCCCACCGAGAAGATCGCCCCCATCGTCCTCGTCGCCAAGGAGCGGTTCCGGACCGGCGCCGCCCGCAAGGTGGTCCCGACCGAGCTCTCCAGAGCCGACGCCATAGCAAACGCCGCGGCCACCGCGGCCCTGGTGGCCATCCTCACCGGGACGGCGGGCCTGGACCAGCTGATGGCCGCTACCGAGGACCGGATGCACGAGCCCTACCGGCTGCCGCTGATGCCGGCGTCGCAGTCGGTCCACCGGGAGTTGAGGGCGGCCGGGATCGCCACCACCATGTCGGGGGCCGGGCCGTCGCTGATCAGCATGGTTCCTGCGGAGGAACTGTCGAAGGCGGCTGAGAAGGCTTCAGAGGTGGCGCCGGAAGGATGGCAGGTGCTCACCCCCGGCTGGGACCGTGGAGGGGCGACAGTCTCCTAGGCAGCATCCGTGCCCTCTAGGGCCCGATACGCCTGAATTCTCCCGGGGAAGTTGAATTGAGAGCCTGGAGAAGCTCAGGAATGAGCGGCTCGAGTCCCACGAAAAACCGGTGTCCCGTGCATGATCTCGGGATCGCTATGGACGACGGATCGACTTCCCATGGTCAAAGTCCACGTCCGAAGGCGCGGTGAGTATCGTGAAGTCCTCTTGGGGGAAGAGCGGAAGGAGTCGACTACCTGTTTCAACGACAGCGGCGTCTTTGTGGTGCGGCTACCCGGTGTGTCGAGGCCACTCCAAGCGCGTGCCGGCCTGCCTGTTGTACGGGTGGTTATTGCTTGCAACCCCGGTTGCGCTTACAATGAGTGAACAATCCATTTCAGGCCCAACAGGGAACTGTGGGCAGCTGCGGTGGAGCGCTGCATCCTCAAAGGATCGCGGAACCATCCCACGGTAGTTCGAACTCATTTTTCGATCACACCCTCTGGGAGACATCTCAAGTTCTTCAGGATCTGGCTCGCCACGACGGCGCTGAGCGGCAGGACACGTGCCCGAACGACATCTCTCTGACGACTATCAAGCCGAGGTAGTGGGTATAGAGTCAACCTCTGACCATAGCCGGGAACCCCAGTTGTCACCGGCTTCCTCGGTCCACCTGATCCCTTTGGCCGCAGTGATGGATTTTTGAATACGGGCAAAGACGGGATGTGGCCGCCAACGGGCGTCGATCCAAACTGGCAAGGGCCAGCAAACAAGATTTATCTGAGCGGCACAGCGGTGCGTCCGATCCGCTGACTAAACCCCAAACAATCGGACACAGATGTGATCGGTTCGATTTGAACCGAGTCCTTACCGGGAGAGAACTTGATGGATGAGAAGCAACGCGAAGCCTTGGCCGGAAAAAAAGTGGCCGAGCTGCAAACCATGGCTGTTGAGATGGGTCTGGCAGGCAAGGGCCTCAAGAAAGCCCAACTGATCGACGCCATCCTGACCGGACCCTCCGGCGGCGGCAACGGCGCCGCCCCCGCGACCAAGTCCCCAGCTCCCAGAACTGCCCGCACCCCGCGGGTCGCGAAAACCGCAACCGAGCCGGCCGCCGAAACCTCGGCCCCGGCGGAGCCCAGCAGCTCAAGCCCCGCTTCGCCCGCAGAGTCGGCTGCTCCCAACGGCGCCCCCGCTTCCGCTGAGACGAACGGATCCAACGGCTCCAGCGAGGTCAAGGTCGGGTCCGCCCCTCCGTCCCGCACGACCACGCCCCGCCAGCACCAGTTCGAAGGCCGCTCCGACACCGAGCCCCGCCCGCCGTTCCGTGAGCGCACCGACCGGGATCGTGGAGGTGACCGTGGTGGAGACCGCGACCGCGGACGCCGCCGCCGGGGACGCGACCGCGGAGGCCGCGACCAGCAGCAGCAGCAGCGTTCCGACCGACCGGGCGACAACCGGCCGGATCGTAACCAGCAGCAGGACCGTCCGGACCGCGCACCCCGCGAGCCCGAAGTCATCAACGAGGCCGACCTAGAGCCGGCAACCGGAATCCTGGACACCCTTCCCGAGGGATACGGGTTCCTGAGGACCTCCAACTACCTGCCGACCCAGGAGGACGTGTACGTCTCCCTGTCGCAGGTGCGCCGCTTCCAGCTTCGCCGGGGCGACGAGATCGTCGGCATGGCCCGCAAGCCGAAGGAGTCCGAGAAGTACCAGGCGCTGGTGCGGATCGAGACCATCAACGGCAAGGCGCCGGCCGACATCCTCGGGCGTCCGTGGTTCGACAAGCTGACCCCCCTGTACCCGGAGGAGCGCATCCGGATGGAGGTCACCGACCAGCCCAACGAGATTGCCCAGCGCATCATCGACCTGGTCGCCCCCATCGGCAAGGGCCAGCGAGGCATGATCGTCTCGCCCCCGAAAGCCGGCAAGACCACGGTCATGAAGCAGATCGCCAACTCGATCCGGGCCAACGCCCCCGACGCCCACCTGATCGTCCTACTGGTCGACGAGCGTCCGGAGGAGGTCACCGACATGCAGCGTTCGGTGGACGGCGAGATCGTCTACTCCACGTTCGACCGCCCGTCGGACGACCACATCCAGGTCACCGAGCTGACCCTCGACCGTGCCAAGCGCATGGTGGAGCTCGGCCGTGACGTGGTGATCCTGCTGGACGGAATCACCCGCCTCTCCCGGGCCTACAACCTGGCGACGCCGGCATCCGGCCGCATCCTCTCCGGTGGTGTGGACTCCACCGCCCTGTACCCGCCCAAACGGTTCTTCGGAGCGGCCCGGAACATCGAGCAGGGTGGTTCGCTCACGATCATCGCCACGGCGCTGGTGGAAACCGGCTCCCGTATGGACGAGGTCATCTTCGAGGAGTTCAAGGGCACCGGCAACTGGGAGCTGAAGCTGGACCGCAGGGCTTCCGAGAAGCGCCTGTTCCCCGCCATCGACATCTCCTCGTCGGGTACCCGGAAAGAGGAGCTGCTGCTGACCAAGGAGGAGCTGAACCTGGTCTGGAAGCTGCGCCGGGTGCTGCACGCACTCGACTCGGGCGCCGGGCTGGAGTTGCTCATCGACAAGATGCGCTCCACCAAGGGCAACCTGCAGTTCCTGATGGAGGTCTCCAAGCAGAGCCCCGGCGACTAACGCAGTTGCGCACCCTCATATTCGTGCTGTTCGGCGTCTGCACGCTGTTCGCGATTCTGGCGACCTTCAAAACCATGGGTAAAGCCTCCAAGGGCTACGACAAGGCCAAGCAGCGCCGGATCGAGTCCGGCCCGCAGACGCCGTGCCCGGTTTGCAGGTCGTCCATGAAGCTCGTCGGCGTGCAGGAGTTCCGGTTGAGCGACAAGGCGACCGGCATGGACAAAGACGTGGCACAGGCCCTGGGGGCCGTCGAGCAGGATCTGCCGGTCGAGGTGTACCGCTGCCCGACCTGCAGGAACCTGCAGCTTTTCCTCCCACCCTCAGCGGGGTAGAGTCCCGGCATGGAGCCGATGATTCGTCTGGTAGACGTGGTCAAGCGGTTCTCCAACTCCGAATCCCTGGCGGTCGACCACCTCTCGCTCGAAATCGAGGAGGGGGAGACCGCGGTCCTGGTCGGCCCCTCGGGGTGCGGCAAGACCACCACCATGAAGATGATCAACCGGCTGGTGGAGCCCACGTCCGGCGAGATCTTCGTGGCCGGCAAGGAAGTCACGAGGCAGGACCCGGTCGAGCTTCGCCGCGGGATCGGGTACGTCATCCAGACCATCGGCCTGATGCCGCATCGCACGATCGCCCAGAACATCGGGACGGTCCCCGAGCTGCTCGGCTGGGAGGACGACCGCGTAAAGGGCCGGGTCAAGGAGCTGGCCGGGATGCTCGAGCTGAAAAACGAGCTGCTCTCCCGATACCCGAGCGAGCTCTCCGGAGGCCAGAGACAGCGAGTCGGGGTGGCCCGGGCCCTCGCCGCAGACCCGCCGGTGATGCTGATGGACGAGCCCTTCGGCGCCGTCGACCCGATCGTCCGGGCCCGCCTGCAGGACCAGTTCCTGGACATCCAGGACCGGTTGAAGAAGACCATCGTGTTCGTGACCCACGACATCGACGAGGCCATCAAGATGGCCGACCGGATCGCGATCCTCAACGTCGGTGGCGTGCTGGAGCAGTACGACACCCCCAAGGAGATCCTGAGGAACCCGGCCAACGACTTCGTCAAGGAGTTCCTGGGGTCGGAGCGGGGGCTCAAGCGCCTGGCGCTGATCAAGGTCAGCGAGATCGAGGTGGAGGACGGCCCGGTAGTCTCGCCGGACGACACCGTAAAACGGGCGACCGACGTGATGCGCGAGTTCGACTCTACCTGGGTCAGCGTGGTCCAGGAGGGAGAGCTGCTGGGCTGGGTGGACGCCGGCGACCTGAAGGGCAAGTCCAAGGTCGGCGAGGCGTCTCCGGAGAGGTTCAGCGCCTACGTCACCGCGGACAGCTCGCTTCGTGAGGCGCTCGACTCACTGATCACATCCGAGACCCAGGTGGCGGCCGTGGTGTGGGAGGGCCAGCGGTACCGGGGAGTTCTGAACCTGGAGCGAATCAGCCGGGAGATCCTGGCGTGATCCTGGCCCAGGCGACCGAGGAGCCGTTCTTCCGCCCCGAGTGGGTCGAGCGGAACCTCGATCGGATAGGGGAACAGCTGGTCGAGCACGCCTACCTGACCGGGCTGGCGGTCGGCATCGGGCTGGCGATCTCCGTGCCGGTGGGCATCTATGCCTACCGCCACCGCAAGGCCTACGCGCCGGTGACCTGGTTCGCCGGGTTCCTGTACACCATCCCCAGCCTGGCCCTGTTCGCCTTCTTGACCACCTACACCGGCCTGACCACCCTGACCGCCGAGATCGGACTGGTCAGCTACACCCTGCTGATCCTGATCCGCAACGTCGTCGCCGGCCTGGAGGGGGTGCCCGCCGACACCAAGGAGGCGGCCCGGGGGATGGGGTACACCTCCCGGCAGATGTTGTGGAAGGTGGAGCTCCCCCTGGCGTTCCCCGTGATCCTGGCGGGTATACGGGTGGCGACCGTGACGATCATCGGCCTGGTCACCGTGACCTCGCTGATCGGCAAGGGGGGCCTGGGCAAGTTCATCCTGCAGGGGATCCAGCGGTTCTTCTCTACGCCGATCGTCGTGGGGGCCACGCTGTCGGTCCTGCTGGCCGTCCTCGCCGACGTCGGCCTGCTGGGTCTCCAGAGGGCGTTGACGCCGTGGAGCAAGGAGAACAAGTGGGCGTAGTCGCCGAGGCCATGCAGTGGCTCCTGGATGCGGCCAACTGGTCGGGAACCGCCGGCATCCCGCACCGGATGTTCGAGCACGTGCGGATCTCCCTGGTGACCGTGCTCGCCGCAGCCCTGATCGCGATCCCGGTCGGCATGGCCATAGGCCACACCGGGAAGGGCCGGTTCATGGTCGTGACGCTGTCGAACATCGGACGGGCCATCCCCTCGTTCGCCATCCTCGGGCTGGCCCTGCCGATCGCCCTGAAGCTCAACCTCGGGCTGGGCTTCTGGCCCACGTTCATCGCACTGTTCGCCCTGGCGATCCCGCCGATCCTCACCAACACCTACGTCGGCGTGGCCGGGGTCGACCGCGACCTGGTGGAAGCCGCCCGGGGGATGGGCATGGCCGACGGGGAAATACTGCGGCGGCTGGAGGTCCGGCTGGCAGCCCCGGTGATCATGGTGGGCTTAAGGACGGCGTCGGTCGAGGTGGTGGCCACCGCCACGCTGGCCGCCCTGGTAGCCGGCGGGGGATTGGGTAGGTACATCATCGACGGCTTTGCCGTGCGGGACGACGCCCGCATTCTGGGCGGAGCGATCCTCGTCGCGATTCTGGCGATTTTCACCGAGTTGTTCATGGGCGGAGTTGAGCGGCTGGCCCGGCCGAGGACGAGTTCGTAAACGATCGCGCCTGTGGCGTGGGGGAGGTTTCGTTGATCAAGGGTTATGTGAAACGAGGGCTGGCGGCGGCGATGCTGCTGCTGACGCTTCTGCTGGGCGCGTGCGGCGGAGGCGACGACGGAGGCTCCGGCGGAGACGCCGATGAGAACAAGGGCGACGTCACGGTAGGCGTCTCCGGCGCATTCGCCGAGAACCAGATCGTTGCCGAGATGTACGCGCAGGTGCTGGAGGACGCCGGTTACAACGTGGAGCGGCAGCTCGACATCGGCGCCCGTGACGTGTCGCAGGCGGCGTTGGAGAGCGGCGAGATCGACGTGGTGCCCGAGTACCTGACGTCGCTGCTGCTGTTCCTGCAGCCGGATGCCACGCCTTCATCCGACCCGGCCGATGCGGCCGACGCAGTTCGTGCGGCTCTGGGCGACAAGGAACTGACGCTGCTCGACCCCTCGGGGGCCGACGACACCAACGCGATCGTCGTGTCGAAAGAAACCGCGGAAGACCGCGACCTGGAGAAGGTCAGCGACCTGGCGGCGATCGGCGGAGAGCTGGTCTTCGGCGGACCGCCCGAGTGCCCGGAGAGGCCGCTCTGCCTGATCGGCCTGAAGGACACCTACGGGATCGAGTTCAAGGAGTTCCGGGCCCTGGACGTCGGCGGCCCGCTGACGGTCGCGGCCCTGGACGGCGGCGAGATCGACGTAGGCCTGCTGTTCTCCACCTCGAGCGTGATCAAGGACCGCGACTTCGTGGTCCTGGAGGACGACAAGAACCTGCAGGCCGCCGATCACATCACCCCGCTGGTGCGGAACGACGTGAACAACGACGAGATCACCGAGCTGCTGAATGCGGTCAGCGAGACGCTGACCACCGAGAACATCACCGAGTTGAACGCTGCAGTTGAGCTCGACAAAGAAGAGCCTGCCGATGTCGCGCAGGAGTTCCTGGAGGACGAGGGGCTGATCTAGAGGTCACGGAGGGGTGTGGACCCCGATGTTCGGGTCCACACCCCTCCTGATCGGCCCGGCGGTGGGGGAACCTATGGACTTTGGTCTCTGGTTCTGGCCGTTTCCCGAGGGGGGCGACGTTACCGCCTATCTGGAGTGGAGGTCGCAGGGCTCGGTTTGGAGCGTTTTGAATCCTTCAGCGGTCGACGACGACGATTAAGTCGGAGTCAGCATGTCCGGGTCTACTATCCATCCTCTGTTCCTGACGTTTCTGATGAAGTCCCGGCCCAGCTCTTTTCTCAGTGTGCACAACATCACGTCCACCGACCGGCCTCGCCTCAGGCCCACCGCCTTGGACAGCTCTTCCCTGGACGTGACCCGCCCCAGGTTGGACAACAGGATCGCCAGCATCTCCAGCTGGGAGGGTGAGAGGTCGAGTGGCTTGTCGGAGAGGGTTGCTCGATAGGACTCCAGGTCTACCTCCAGGGAGCCCAACTCGAACCACCTGTCCGGAGCACCGTTGGAGTTGCCTTCCATGTCCGCAGGCTAGGTCTGCAAAGTTACTTGCGGGTCGCATCCATGTTTCGGGACGGTTAAACCTTCTGGAACGCTCGATTTATGACTTTGCAACCCTCCGGGGACGTCCTGGAAAACGTCGGAAAAGTCCCCGTTAACTCGGTTCAGCGCGGGCGGCTAAGGGGGACTAACATTTGAAAGAAGGACCGGCTGACCCCTCGAGGAGATCTATGTCGTTCGGATACCCGGTGATGCTGGAGGTGCGGGAGCGCCGATGTGTGGTGATCGGTGGAGGCAGCATCGGCGAGGGAAAGGTCCGGGGACTTCTCGACGCCGGCGCCCGGGTGACCGTCATCGACCCGGAGCCCAGCAGCGGTCTGGAGGATCTGGCCCGTGAGGGCGGCGTTACTCTGGTCCGGCGCAGCTACCGGCCGGGCGACCTGAAGGGCGCCTTTGTCGGGATCGCGGCAACCGACGACGGCCTGGTCAACGCCTCGGTGTTCGAGGAGGCGGAGGCGGAGCGGGTGCTCTTCAACGCCGTCGACGACAGCCAGTACTGCCACTTCGCCGTCCCCGCCGTCGTGCGGCGCGGCGACCTCTTGTTGACCCTGTCCACCGGGGGCAAGTCGCCGGCCCTGGCCAAGAACCTGCGCAAGAGGCTGTCACAGCAGCTGGGCGAGGAGTACGGGGTCCTCGTCGATATCCTTGCCGAGGTTCGGGAGGAGGCCCTCGCCGCACGCAGCGTCGGGTTCGACGAGTGGGCCGCCCGCTGGGAGCGTGCGCTGAAGCCGGACCTGATCACCCTCGTCAAACAGGGGCGCCACCAGGAGGTGAAGGACTCGGTCCTCAAGGTGCTGCGGGGCGACGAGGCCCCGGGCCACGTCTGGATCGTCGGCGCCGGGCCCGGGGACCCCGGGCTCATCACCCTCAAGGGCCGTAAGGCCCTGGACGGAGCAGATGTGGTGGTCTACGACCGGCTGGTGGACCCCTCGCTGGTCGAAGGCAAGGAGGCCATCTACGCCGGCAAGACCCGGGGCGGCGACAGCGCCCGGCAGGAGGAGATAAACGCCACTCTCATCCGGCTGGCGCAGCAGGGCCGGAACGTCGTTCGGCTGAAGGGCGGCGACCCCTTCGTATTCGGGCGGGGGAGCGAGGAGGCCGAGGCCCTGG from the Actinomycetota bacterium genome contains:
- the thrC gene encoding threonine synthase, which produces MGSWKGVIEHYRPRLEMDDNAPVISLGEGNTPMILSERLSERTGLEVFLKFEGMNPTGSFKDRGMTMAITKAVAAGAKAVVCASTGNTSASAAAYSAKAGILCVVLIPAGNVASGKLAQALVHGAKVVEVRGNFDQAFEITRKLEGPYPIVVVNSTNPHRLLGQKTGAFEICDRLERAPDYHIIPVGNAGNITSYWRGYNEYFKDGITDSLPQMFGFQAAGAAPIVLGHPVDQPKTIATAIRIGHPASWDGALTAARDSGGEIRSVTDKAILEAYRLIAAEGVFAELASSAPVAGLLQLSNEGRLEKGKTVVCILTGHGLKDPSWAISGAPKPMQVEAEIDAVAQALGLTSVA
- the thrB gene encoding homoserine kinase, which gives rise to MPEVRVPATAANLGPGFDVLGVALGSYLTIKFSEAEKSVIAGRGRLHPIPDNLTYRSFMAAYDKAGVAAPQVRIETVGIYPSARGMGASASAIVAGLVGARALGGLDLGDDDLARLATEIEGHPDNVLPALFGGLVLSVGGSWINLQPTEKIAPIVLVAKERFRTGAARKVVPTELSRADAIANAAATAALVAILTGTAGLDQLMAATEDRMHEPYRLPLMPASQSVHRELRAAGIATTMSGAGPSLISMVPAEELSKAAEKASEVAPEGWQVLTPGWDRGGATVS
- the rho gene encoding transcription termination factor Rho; the encoded protein is MDEKQREALAGKKVAELQTMAVEMGLAGKGLKKAQLIDAILTGPSGGGNGAAPATKSPAPRTARTPRVAKTATEPAAETSAPAEPSSSSPASPAESAAPNGAPASAETNGSNGSSEVKVGSAPPSRTTTPRQHQFEGRSDTEPRPPFRERTDRDRGGDRGGDRDRGRRRRGRDRGGRDQQQQQRSDRPGDNRPDRNQQQDRPDRAPREPEVINEADLEPATGILDTLPEGYGFLRTSNYLPTQEDVYVSLSQVRRFQLRRGDEIVGMARKPKESEKYQALVRIETINGKAPADILGRPWFDKLTPLYPEERIRMEVTDQPNEIAQRIIDLVAPIGKGQRGMIVSPPKAGKTTVMKQIANSIRANAPDAHLIVLLVDERPEEVTDMQRSVDGEIVYSTFDRPSDDHIQVTELTLDRAKRMVELGRDVVILLDGITRLSRAYNLATPASGRILSGGVDSTALYPPKRFFGAARNIEQGGSLTIIATALVETGSRMDEVIFEEFKGTGNWELKLDRRASEKRLFPAIDISSSGTRKEELLLTKEELNLVWKLRRVLHALDSGAGLELLIDKMRSTKGNLQFLMEVSKQSPGD
- a CDS encoding betaine/proline/choline family ABC transporter ATP-binding protein (Members of the family are the ATP-binding subunit of ABC transporters for substrates such as betaine, L-proline or other amino acids, choline, carnitine, etc. The substrate specificity is best determined from the substrate-binding subunit, rather than this subunit, as it interacts with the permease subunit and not with substrate directly.) produces the protein MEPMIRLVDVVKRFSNSESLAVDHLSLEIEEGETAVLVGPSGCGKTTTMKMINRLVEPTSGEIFVAGKEVTRQDPVELRRGIGYVIQTIGLMPHRTIAQNIGTVPELLGWEDDRVKGRVKELAGMLELKNELLSRYPSELSGGQRQRVGVARALAADPPVMLMDEPFGAVDPIVRARLQDQFLDIQDRLKKTIVFVTHDIDEAIKMADRIAILNVGGVLEQYDTPKEILRNPANDFVKEFLGSERGLKRLALIKVSEIEVEDGPVVSPDDTVKRATDVMREFDSTWVSVVQEGELLGWVDAGDLKGKSKVGEASPERFSAYVTADSSLREALDSLITSETQVAAVVWEGQRYRGVLNLERISREILA
- a CDS encoding ABC transporter permease; this encodes MILAQATEEPFFRPEWVERNLDRIGEQLVEHAYLTGLAVGIGLAISVPVGIYAYRHRKAYAPVTWFAGFLYTIPSLALFAFLTTYTGLTTLTAEIGLVSYTLLILIRNVVAGLEGVPADTKEAARGMGYTSRQMLWKVELPLAFPVILAGIRVATVTIIGLVTVTSLIGKGGLGKFILQGIQRFFSTPIVVGATLSVLLAVLADVGLLGLQRALTPWSKENKWA
- a CDS encoding ABC transporter permease — protein: MGVVAEAMQWLLDAANWSGTAGIPHRMFEHVRISLVTVLAAALIAIPVGMAIGHTGKGRFMVVTLSNIGRAIPSFAILGLALPIALKLNLGLGFWPTFIALFALAIPPILTNTYVGVAGVDRDLVEAARGMGMADGEILRRLEVRLAAPVIMVGLRTASVEVVATATLAALVAGGGLGRYIIDGFAVRDDARILGGAILVAILAIFTELFMGGVERLARPRTSS
- a CDS encoding ABC transporter substrate-binding protein, with product MIKGYVKRGLAAAMLLLTLLLGACGGGDDGGSGGDADENKGDVTVGVSGAFAENQIVAEMYAQVLEDAGYNVERQLDIGARDVSQAALESGEIDVVPEYLTSLLLFLQPDATPSSDPADAADAVRAALGDKELTLLDPSGADDTNAIVVSKETAEDRDLEKVSDLAAIGGELVFGGPPECPERPLCLIGLKDTYGIEFKEFRALDVGGPLTVAALDGGEIDVGLLFSTSSVIKDRDFVVLEDDKNLQAADHITPLVRNDVNNDEITELLNAVSETLTTENITELNAAVELDKEEPADVAQEFLEDEGLI
- a CDS encoding winged helix-turn-helix domain-containing protein gives rise to the protein MEGNSNGAPDRWFELGSLEVDLESYRATLSDKPLDLSPSQLEMLAILLSNLGRVTSREELSKAVGLRRGRSVDVMLCTLRKELGRDFIRNVRNRGWIVDPDMLTPT
- the cysG gene encoding siroheme synthase CysG, with the protein product MSFGYPVMLEVRERRCVVIGGGSIGEGKVRGLLDAGARVTVIDPEPSSGLEDLAREGGVTLVRRSYRPGDLKGAFVGIAATDDGLVNASVFEEAEAERVLFNAVDDSQYCHFAVPAVVRRGDLLLTLSTGGKSPALAKNLRKRLSQQLGEEYGVLVDILAEVREEALAARSVGFDEWAARWERALKPDLITLVKQGRHQEVKDSVLKVLRGDEAPGHVWIVGAGPGDPGLITLKGRKALDGADVVVYDRLVDPSLVEGKEAIYAGKTRGGDSARQEEINATLIRLAQQGRNVVRLKGGDPFVFGRGSEEAEALVDAGIGFTVVPAPTSAIAALAAAGIPVTDRRFSSSVAIVTGHSGGPRPVDFKGLAGSVETIVVLMGLNNLREISDGLLSGGLSPGTPVALIQNGTRPDQRVVVSDLEGLEEAASAAGLGSPSILVVGEVVRLRSKLVEGAG